The Anopheles gambiae chromosome 2, idAnoGambNW_F1_1, whole genome shotgun sequence genomic sequence AGACACGGAGCAACATGGCCGCTGGGAGGAACGTGAACAGGGACAACAAATGACTGCATAATAGCGCACACTACCatcattcttttgttttgtgacgattttgtgtctgacagtctTTTCCGTCACGCTTCTCTCAATCTCTCGGTTTGGAACGCGGAGCGGACGATAGATACAATACGCTGTGTGATAAAtatgtgaaataaaattgcaGTTCCCTTTTATAACCtcccacctttccctttttcccttctttcagGTAGGGAGGTGGGTTGTTGGAGGAAATAAAATCCAGTCATTTCGTAATGATgcttatttaaaaaagaaagaaacctgTAAACACCTACAGAAACATACAGGAGAAGCGTGAAATCGAAAGATAGTGTATACAAATACAGTGCCTTCAGAAGGAGGGAATCACAGTAGAAATTTTAGAGATACAGAGTGAATTATAGTgacagacagagagaagaGGGGAGGAGGAGTAGTCGGTAGATGGAGAGAAGAGAGTTGGACGAAAAGTTTAAGGATCCTAGGGAGTGTGTAGAATGTGTTTTCCAATTCCCATTCCACAAGAAAGAGCGTTGCCTTAAATTTTCAAGCTTTCTTTTGCCAAAAGGATCACACTTTTCCtgaatttatattttaaattacacaGCCATCGACACAAGTAATGACACAAAAAAGTGCCAAAATGAACGCTGGCAAAGAATATAGAAAGCGAATCATCTTCACCTTTCTAGCCTCCTCTTGTTCCATACTGTTAAGTTATTATCCTTAAAACCATAAAAATGATTGCAATTCGCGGCTTGAAACTCTCATCACTCTTCTACCACCACCCGCGCGGCGTGAAGCACGCGGGCAGACACGGCACTAGGTTCCCAGCAGCGAAAGAAGCAAGAGAGCAGAAGCAACTTGTGGCTTTCTACTTGGAACAATATTTTATCCACACCTAaaagtggtggtagtagtggcAGCAACATCCGCCCCTCAGCTTATCGTAAAGTTCATCAACAACGGAGTGCCGTCCCGGGCCCAGCCACGGCTAGACCGTACAAACTGCAAGCAAGCGGATCCGCTTTACGGATTCGAGCTTCGTAGCAAAAACCTCAACCAACCACGGGGAACACCCCAACAGTGAGAGGCGAACTTTTCAtgtgttgcttttattttcttttagtttTTAGTGGAAAAGTTTCGCTCCGTTTGCCAAAGCAGAGAAAGCGTTAAAGAGCGTTCCGGTTGCGGTGAAGATTGCTGCTGCAGGAACAAATTTTCCTTCCCCACTTCGGAGGAGCGTACACAAGAGAAAATCGTACTACTGTCTTCGAAGGGATTCCCCCCATCGCGTTGGTTTGCTAGAGAAGAGAAGAGGATCCGTTTATGTAAATCGAAATCCATAAAAGAAGATAATTTATTCCACAATAATACGACTACAGTGTAGGGATAGGGGGAAAAACGCACGCAAAAAACCGGGGCGAGAAATGCAAACTTGCCCATTCGGGCCAGCTAGTAACTGGCCACCGACCACAAAAGAACCGGACGGGACAGAATAAGGGACTGGGGCCCATTTTGATTCGTACTTCGTTTGCCTTTTTGCTGTCTGACAAAATGGACAGTTTGCAGTAAACGAACACGCCTCAAACCGTATCCGACGAAGCCGGTGAAGAAATCACTGAACAATTCACTATTCTTTGCTTGCGGAAGTTTTCATTCAAACAAACCATGAACAACTAGAGCACGGTATGGCGAACAGAACCACCACCGACAACGTCTTCAATCTGTTGCGCGTAGTGTGAAGGAGCTCAAACAGGGGGGGAAGATGGCCGGGAAGTGGGAAGGATTCGCCCTTTTGGTTGGGCTGTGGCACAAGTCAACAGCTAGTGCCGTTGGCTGCACTACGATGGACGAGCGAAACTTTAGCTTGGTAGTCAGAGGTCGCATTGCTGTGCGATGGGAGCGGCTTCACACTCCGTTTGCACCGGATGGTAATTTAAAGCGGGGAAGACCTTTTTGGGTAAATAAATCACACTCTGCCCGCACAACGGGAGGGTGCGATGAATCAAAAACATTTGCTTCAACGGCCGTGTGTTCCATTTATTGcagttctctttttttgtcgtttatTGCAGGCAAACGATTGTAGGAGCACAACCGCACAACCAAGCGTACCGCACCATGTGGAGTGGTATTTTATTGCGCTGAagtcaaaatgaaaataacatcGCTTTTTCTGCGGCTAATCTTTTAAGTATGTTTTCATGCTTAATGTGACGTTTTTATTGTGGCACTGGGATTTTTGCTCCGCTTCACGCTCTAAACCAATTGTTGCATCGCTATGGATCGTGGTTGCGGGACAACGATTATGATTGCCGTGCTTTTCGTTTACTCCACcgaaatggagacgcctggtggttGTTGCCGCTGCAGGCAACGACGGCACGCAGCCGAGAAAACATAATAAAGCGATAATTAATTCACTCCTTTCCCCCATTCCATATCATTCGTTTTCAAACAATAACCCTAGCGCGGTCAGGTGGCTTGGACAGTGAAGCAGTCAGGAATCATCACGGTGCAACCACACCACTCACTGCACCACGGTCAAGTTTGCTGAAGAGTGATGACTATTTATGGaggtctgtatgtgtgttgttgttggaaagAGTTGGATGGAAGAAAGACAAAGAGCAGTAAGAGTGGTGAAAGCTATTATGGTGGCGAATGGAAGAAGGATTGATAGACACAGCGGCGAGTGAAGAAGGGAAGACGAGAGATGTTAAATAATAGAATCACCTCGGTACGGCACACTCGGAGGGGCACAGCGACAGAGCAGAGGTAGAAGGTTTCTTTGTGAAGATCACAGAGAAACAGAGACAGTTCGGAAAGATGAAACTAATAATGCGGAACTAAAATCACAGAGTCGGAAGAGAACGGGGAGCTGCAAAAGGATACCCCATTATTTACCGGCAAACCGGCGCATTCGGggatgtagaaaaaaaaggatagacGCAGACTATAGacgaaacacaacacaaaagacAAAAAGGGAATGCAAACAGCTATGAGACGAAGCGTGACAGACAAAGCCATACAGATAGTAGGGACAAGGAAATGCaactgacaaaaaaaaaaaagaaagcacagACATTGAAAACATCGAGCTGGATAGTACGGGTACAGGTTGGTAGTGCCGTAGAACTGATAATTAAAATGCAACAGCTTAAAGGGATCAAGTAgttaaaaaacatcaaatgtGATAAAACGAATGAGCGAACGAAAGAGTAGGAACACAAAATTTACTGTATAAACGAAAATATGAACGAAAATTAATGGCAATACATCCATCAAAGCTAAAGctcaaaattatgaaaatatatccaaatgaatcgAAGACATAACAgacaaaaaacgaacaatAAGAACAAACGAAAACAGAATCAATCCACtagaaaacgaataaaaaacaacaacgaaaaaacgcAAACTAATAAAACAGTGTTTCAAACAAACTATAAATAGTGATGTGAGCGGATGTAGAATGATGTCAAGGAAAGTAAGATGATACATTTACAGGTGGAATAGTGAAGGATACCCTCTACAGAACGGTGTATAGAAGAAGgtaatgaaacaaatcaacaCATGACAAAACTTATACGTGACAGTAGAGAGTGAAAGTAGGAGCGTATGTTAGTAAGGATCAGGACAGCTAGGAAAGCTGTGACGAATCGGGTGTATTAAGGTACAAGTAGTGGCGAGCATCTTTAAGGGTTGGTAAAAGACCATCAAAGACACCGAGCAAGAACGTTTGACGTATACACTGAGATAGAGAGTTAGAAATACACATAAACAGAGGACAAGGAGGTATAGAGGAAAGAGGAAACACGAGTGTTATATGGGGGTAAGATAGAAACAGACAGGATAGTGGAGGAGCTAGAGAGTGACAGAGATAGTGATAGATAGAGACAGGATGCATAGTAATAGATTCTACGTTAGATCGGTTTACCTCGTCGTTGAGATTGGAAACGAGCAGCACGTTGGAGAGTCCCCGCACGTTGGCCGGGTTCGGCGTTCCGAGGGCACCGTTCGAAGCGAGCGCAAACGCGTTCAGGCTGGGCAGGGCGCCACCGTAGGCACTCGCGAGTGCCGGCGTACCGAGCCCGAGCCCGAACGGTGGCATCACGCCCGGCGTCGCTAAGCCGTTCACTAGAAAATAGGGAGATTTGTCTAATTTGACTATTACACGGAAGTTGCACGCTACTTGACAACAACGAAAACATCGACGGGCGATTGTTTTGAGCTATCAAAGTCGGCTTTACCTAGTCGGTCGCGGGACAGCTGCGGTCGCTGACCGGTCGCCAGCAGGAGCAGATCGCTCGCCGATACCAGCCCGCCGGCACTCGCGATGACGTCGCTGCCCGGCTCACCGGACGGCAGCGACGGGTTGGTGTAGTCTCGCGACTTGTCATTGTTGTACTTCACGTTCAGTGCCGTCAGCTTGCTGTTGTCGATGCGCAGCGTGCAGCACCCGTTGTAGATGTTCTGCCCGTCCAGCGATGCTCGCGCGGTCTGGGCGGTCTGCGCATCGGGATACTGTATCAGAGCCTGTATCGGTAGAAGAAGAACGGACAAACATACGTGTTAGGCACGGCATTTAAATTGTTGCTCTTGTTGATGTGCATACCTGGAACGAGTTGTTTTTGGTGAAGGTGACAATTTTCAGCACTTTTCCGAACCGCTGGAATATCTGATGCAGCACGTCAAGCGAAACTGGATACAGCAGCGACTCGACGATTACCCGGAGCACGGTGTTGGGTGcaccgctgccaccgccgccaccaccaccaccgctgctcGGTGTCGTGGAGCTGTTGttcgtgttgttgctgctggcgtTCTGCGAGTTGCTGTTGGTATGTTCGATCGATAGCGGCAACGGCGACCCGGTCGGTGACTGCGTGAGATCCTGTGCTTGAAGCGCGTTCGTAACGTTCTGTTGTAAAGACATATCAACGGGTACGAGGGGGTTAAATTGAAGCAGAGCCCTTTTTCTGATGAGAATATAGCAGCGTAGTAGTGCACTTACCGCAATTGCATGGTTTTGATCGATCTTCAATTCCCGATGGTTGGAGTATTGCACGTAAACCGTACGGCCCCGCAGCGGTGGCGGATTGGCGTGGAACACGCTCACCATCGTCGAGGCAGCCGTCTCATCGCCCATCTCGATGAAAGCCTGATTTTTGCCCTTCAGCACCAGCACGTTCGTGACGCGTCCGAACGGCAGCCCGAGCTGCATAATTTCGGCTTCGCTCACCTCGTTCGGGATGTTGCGGATGTGCACCACgcgcgatgttttcgctgttTAGCGAGTGTGGTTGTGTGGAACGAACGATGGGAAAAGgtttattaattattgaaaGGCATCGCTACAAAGCTACAAAAAGCGttaaaaaggaaggaaatggaacATTACATCGACAACATTCTCGCCAAAAGCCGGCCGCTATAAGAATTCGAATTCGAACGGGGCATTTTTATTCATCCACAGTTCCAATACTTCGATTTACTGAACGGAATTGCTACTCTGTCGTTTAATTTATCCCCACCGAAGGCACATTCAGTAATCAGCGTTAATGTAAATTTGTGCCGGCACGGTACGGTAATATGCAAAGGGATTTTGGCCATCATTTTTGctcggtggggggggggggggggggatttatATCCGATAGCATCGTACCGTTGACAGTTCCCCCAATGCTCTCTGGGCGATAATGAACCGAAAGTCCAAAATGCCCAACTGCTGCTGTTCAGCTTATTTGAACGGTACGTGGAGGATTTCAATCGTCCAACAGTCTGCAGCAGCATGCCGTCGATAGCCTCCGAACACGATTTTGTTATTATGAATTATcaataatttaattgattCTTAATTACTACAATTAGTGACCAGTTTGGAGGAGCGCGCAGCTGCACGACTGCTCGATGATTTTCGGCTTTTTGATTTTATACATAAGTCGAGGGGGGTTGGGAGAAAATGTGCTTATATTTTCTCTCGCCACGATCAAACCGATGAGGAAGGGAAACAGGCAGATCGGGAGGAATTGGAATGATTTTACTGTGAAAAATAAACTACGCAGTGAAAAGCGTATTGAAATTTCGCATTCATTTCAAGTGGATTAACGCAAACCTTGAGGGAGAGCGAGC encodes the following:
- the LOC1278776 gene encoding polypyrimidine tract-binding protein 2 isoform X7: MRGSDELLSQAAVMAPASDNNNQDLATKKAKLDSTNTVIGMGITKTSRVVHIRNIPNEVSEAEIMQLGLPFGRVTNVLVLKGKNQAFIEMGDETAASTMVSVFHANPPPLRGRTVYVQYSNHRELKIDQNHAIANVTNALQAQDLTQSPTGSPLPLSIEHTNSNSQNASSNNTNNSSTTPSSGGGGGGGGSGAPNTVLRVIVESLLYPVSLDVLHQIFQRFGKVLKIVTFTKNNSFQALIQYPDAQTAQTARASLDGQNIYNGCCTLRIDNSKLTALNVKYNNDKSRDYTNPSLPSGEPGSDVIASAGGLVSASDLLLLATGQRPQLSRDRLVKLDKSPYFLVNGLATPGVMPPFGLGLGTPALASAYGGALPSLNAFALASNGALGTPNPANVRGLSNVLLVSNLNDEMVTPDALFTLFGVYGDVQRVKILYNKKDSALIQMAEPYQAYLAMTHLDKLRIWNKTIRVMPSKHQAVQLPKEGQPDAGLTRDYAQNPLHRFKKPGSKNYQNIYPPSATLHLSNIPATVTEDEIKEAFTKNSFEVKAFKFFPKDHKMALIQLSSIEEAVCALIKMHNYQLSESNHLRVSFSKSNI
- the LOC1278776 gene encoding polypyrimidine tract-binding protein 2 isoform X9 yields the protein MRVEAMMSCPLPLPLPLLPPALHADFPPVHIGVKRGLNLFERGSDELLSQAAVMAPASDNNNQDLATKKAKLDSTNTVIAKTSRVVHIRNIPNEVSEAEIMQLGLPFGRVTNVLVLKGKNQAFIEMGDETAASTMVSVFHANPPPLRGRTVYVQYSNHRELKIDQNHAIANVTNALQAQDLTQSPTGSPLPLSIEHTNSNSQNASSNNTNNSSTTPSSGGGGGGGGSGAPNTVLRVIVESLLYPVSLDVLHQIFQRFGKVLKIVTFTKNNSFQALIQYPDAQTAQTARASLDGQNIYNGCCTLRIDNSKLTALNVKYNNDKSRDYTNPSLPSGEPGSDVIASAGGLVSASDLLLLATGQRPQLSRDRLVKLDKSPYFLVNGLATPGVMPPFGLGLGTPALASAYGGALPSLNAFALASNGALGTPNPANVRGLSNVLLVSNLNDEMVTPDALFTLFGVYGDVQRVKILYNKKDSALIQMAEPYQAYLAMTHLDKLRIWNKTIRVMPSKHQAVQLPKEGQPDAGLTRDYAQNPLHRFKKPGSKNYQNIYPPSATLHLSNIPATVTEDEIKEAFTKNSFEVKAFKFFPKDHKMALIQLSSIEEAVCALIKMHNYQLSESNHLRVSFSKSNI
- the LOC1278776 gene encoding polypyrimidine tract-binding protein 2 isoform X10; translation: MMSCPLPLPLPLLPPALHADFPPVHIGVKRGLNLFERGSDELLSQAAVMAPASDNNNQDLATKKAKLDSTNTVIGMGITKTSRVVHIRNIPNEVSEAEIMQLGLPFGRVTNVLVLKGKNQAFIEMGDETAASTMVSVFHANPPPLRGRTVYVQYSNHRELKIDQNHAIANVTNALQAQDLTQSPTGSPLPLSIEHTNSNSQNASSNNTNNSSTTPSSGGGGGGGGSGAPNTVLRVIVESLLYPVSLDVLHQIFQRFGKVLKIVTFTKNNSFQALIQYPDAQTAQTARASLDGQNIYNGCCTLRIDNSKLTALNVKYNNDKSRDYTNPSLPSGEPGSDVIASAGGLVSASDLLLLATGQRPQLSRDRLVKLDKSPYFLVNGLATPGVMPPFGLGLGTPALASAYGGALPSLNAFALASNGALGTPNPANVRGLSNVLLVSNLNDEMVTPDALFTLFGVYGDVQRVKILYNKKDSALIQMAEPYQAYLAMTHLDKLRIWNKTIRVMPSKHQAVQLPKEGQPDAGLTRDYAQNPLHRFKKPGSKNYQNIYPPSATLHLSNIPATVTEDEIKEAFTKNSFEVKAFKFFPKDHKMALIQLSSIEEAVCALIKMHNYQLSESNHLRVSFSKSNI
- the LOC1278776 gene encoding polypyrimidine tract-binding protein 3 isoform X6, which translates into the protein MAPASDNNNQDLATKKAKLDSTNTVIAKTSRVVHIRNIPNEVSEAEIMQLGLPFGRVTNVLVLKGKNQAFIEMGDETAASTMVSVFHANPPPLRGRTVYVQYSNHRELKIDQNHAIANVTNALQAQDLTQSPTGSPLPLSIEHTNSNSQNASSNNTNNSSTTPSSGGGGGGGGSGAPNTVLRVIVESLLYPVSLDVLHQIFQRFGKVLKIVTFTKNNSFQALIQYPDAQTAQTARASLDGQNIYNGCCTLRIDNSKLTALNVKYNNDKSRDYTNPSLPSGEPGSDVIASAGGLVSASDLLLLATGQRPQLSRDRLVKLDKSPYFLVNGLATPGVMPPFGLGLGTPALASAYGGALPSLNAFALASNGALGTPNPANVRGLSNVLLVSNLNDEMVTPDALFTLFGVYGDVQRVKILYNKKDSALIQMAEPYQAYLAMTHLDKLRIWNKTIRVMPSKHQAVQLPKEGQPDAGLTRDYAQNPLHRFKKPGSKNYQNIYPPSATLHLSNIPATVTEDEIKEAFTKNSFEVKAFKFFPKDHKMALIQLSSIEEAVCALIKMHNYQLSESNHLRVSFSKSNI
- the LOC1278776 gene encoding polypyrimidine tract-binding protein 2 isoform X13 — translated: MRVEAMMSCPLPLPLPLLPPALHADFPPVHIGVKRGSDELLSQAAVMAPASDNNNQDLATKKAKLDSTNTVIAKTSRVVHIRNIPNEVSEAEIMQLGLPFGRVTNVLVLKGKNQAFIEMGDETAASTMVSVFHANPPPLRGRTVYVQYSNHRELKIDQNHAIANVTNALQAQDLTQSPTGSPLPLSIEHTNSNSQNASSNNTNNSSTTPSSGGGGGGGGSGAPNTVLRVIVESLLYPVSLDVLHQIFQRFGKVLKIVTFTKNNSFQALIQYPDAQTAQTARASLDGQNIYNGCCTLRIDNSKLTALNVKYNNDKSRDYTNPSLPSGEPGSDVIASAGGLVSASDLLLLATGQRPQLSRDRLVKLDKSPYFLVNGLATPGVMPPFGLGLGTPALASAYGGALPSLNAFALASNGALGTPNPANVRGLSNVLLVSNLNDEMVTPDALFTLFGVYGDVQRVKILYNKKDSALIQMAEPYQAYLAMTHLDKLRIWNKTIRVMPSKHQAVQLPKEGQPDAGLTRDYAQNPLHRFKKPGSKNYQNIYPPSATLHLSNIPATVTEDEIKEAFTKNSFEVKAFKFFPKDHKMALIQLSSIEEAVCALIKMHNYQLSESNHLRVSFSKSNI
- the LOC1278776 gene encoding polypyrimidine tract-binding protein 2 isoform X16, which encodes MRGSDELLSQAAVMAPASDNNNQDLATKKAKLDSTNTVIAKTSRVVHIRNIPNEVSEAEIMQLGLPFGRVTNVLVLKGKNQAFIEMGDETAASTMVSVFHANPPPLRGRTVYVQYSNHRELKIDQNHAIANVTNALQAQDLTQSPTGSPLPLSIEHTNSNSQNASSNNTNNSSTTPSSGGGGGGGGSGAPNTVLRVIVESLLYPVSLDVLHQIFQRFGKVLKIVTFTKNNSFQALIQYPDAQTAQTARASLDGQNIYNGCCTLRIDNSKLTALNVKYNNDKSRDYTNPSLPSGEPGSDVIASAGGLVSASDLLLLATGQRPQLSRDRLVKLDKSPYFLVNGLATPGVMPPFGLGLGTPALASAYGGALPSLNAFALASNGALGTPNPANVRGLSNVLLVSNLNDEMVTPDALFTLFGVYGDVQRVKILYNKKDSALIQMAEPYQAYLAMTHLDKLRIWNKTIRVMPSKHQAVQLPKEGQPDAGLTRDYAQNPLHRFKKPGSKNYQNIYPPSATLHLSNIPATVTEDEIKEAFTKNSFEVKAFKFFPKDHKMALIQLSSIEEAVCALIKMHNYQLSESNHLRVSFSKSNI
- the LOC1278776 gene encoding polypyrimidine tract-binding protein 2 isoform X12, with product MRVEAMMSCPLPLPLPLLPPALHADFPPVHIGVKRGLNLFERGSDELLSQAAVMAPASDNNNQDLATKKAKLDSTNTVIGMGITKTSRVVHIRNIPNEVSEAEIMQLGLPFGRVTNVLVLKGKNQAFIEMGDETAASTMVSVFHANPPPLRGRTVYVQYSNHRELKIDQNHAIANVTNALQAQDLTQSPTGSPLPLSIEHTNSNSQNASSNNTNNSSTTPSSGGGGGGGGSGAPNTVLRVIVESLLYPVSLDVLHQIFQRFGKVLKIVTFTKNNSFQALIQYPDAQTAQTARASLDGQNIYNGCCTLRIDNSKLTALNVKYNNDKSRDYTNPSLPSGEPGSDVIASAGGLVSASDLLLLATGQRPQLSRDRLVNGLATPGVMPPFGLGLGTPALASAYGGALPSLNAFALASNGALGTPNPANVRGLSNVLLVSNLNDEMVTPDALFTLFGVYGDVQRVKILYNKKDSALIQMAEPYQAYLAMTHLDKLRIWNKTIRVMPSKHQAVQLPKEGQPDAGLTRDYAQNPLHRFKKPGSKNYQNIYPPSATLHLSNIPATVTEDEIKEAFTKNSFEVKAFKFFPKDHKMALIQLSSIEEAVCALIKMHNYQLSESNHLRVSFSKSNI
- the LOC1278776 gene encoding polypyrimidine tract-binding protein 2 isoform X8; this encodes MRVEAMMSCPLPLPLPLLPPALHADFPPVHIGVKRGLNLFERGSDELLSQAAVMAPASDNNNQDLATKKAKLDSTNTVIGMGITKTSRVVHIRNIPNEVSEAEIMQLGLPFGRVTNVLVLKGKNQAFIEMGDETAASTMVSVFHANPPPLRGRTVYVQYSNHRELKIDQNHAIANVTNALQAQDLTQSPTGSPLPLSIEHTNSNSQNASSNNTNNSSTTPSSGGGGGGGGSGAPNTVLRVIVESLLYPVSLDVLHQIFQRFGKVLKIVTFTKNNSFQALIQYPDAQTAQTARASLDGQNIYNGCCTLRIDNSKLTALNVKYNNDKSRDYTNPSLPSGEPGSDVIASAGGLVSASDLLLLATGQRPQLSRDRLVKLDKSPYFLVNGLATPGVMPPFGLGLGTPALASAYGGALPSLNAFALASNGALGTPNPANVRGLSNVLLVSNLNDEMVTPDALFTLFGVYGDVQRVKILYNKKDSALIQMAEPYQAYLAMTHLDKLRIWNKTIRVMPSKHQAVQLPKEGQPDAGLTRDYAQNPLHRFKKPGSKNYQNIYPPSATLHLSNIPATVTEDEIKEAFTKNSFEVKAFKFFPKDHKMALIQLSSIEEAVCALIKMHNYQLSESNHLRVSFSKSNI
- the LOC1278776 gene encoding polypyrimidine tract-binding protein 2 isoform X14; its protein translation is MMSCPLPLPLPLLPPALHADFPPVHIGVKRGSDELLSQAAVMAPASDNNNQDLATKKAKLDSTNTVIGMGITKTSRVVHIRNIPNEVSEAEIMQLGLPFGRVTNVLVLKGKNQAFIEMGDETAASTMVSVFHANPPPLRGRTVYVQYSNHRELKIDQNHAIANVTNALQAQDLTQSPTGSPLPLSIEHTNSNSQNASSNNTNNSSTTPSSGGGGGGGGSGAPNTVLRVIVESLLYPVSLDVLHQIFQRFGKVLKIVTFTKNNSFQALIQYPDAQTAQTARASLDGQNIYNGCCTLRIDNSKLTALNVKYNNDKSRDYTNPSLPSGEPGSDVIASAGGLVSASDLLLLATGQRPQLSRDRLVKLDKSPYFLVNGLATPGVMPPFGLGLGTPALASAYGGALPSLNAFALASNGALGTPNPANVRGLSNVLLVSNLNDEMVTPDALFTLFGVYGDVQRVKILYNKKDSALIQMAEPYQAYLAMTHLDKLRIWNKTIRVMPSKHQAVQLPKEGQPDAGLTRDYAQNPLHRFKKPGSKNYQNIYPPSATLHLSNIPATVTEDEIKEAFTKNSFEVKAFKFFPKDHKMALIQLSSIEEAVCALIKMHNYQLSESNHLRVSFSKSNI
- the LOC1278776 gene encoding polypyrimidine tract-binding protein 2 isoform X11, with amino-acid sequence MRVEAMMSCPLPLPLPLLPPALHADFPPVHIGVKRGSDELLSQAAVMAPASDNNNQDLATKKAKLDSTNTVIGMGITKTSRVVHIRNIPNEVSEAEIMQLGLPFGRVTNVLVLKGKNQAFIEMGDETAASTMVSVFHANPPPLRGRTVYVQYSNHRELKIDQNHAIANVTNALQAQDLTQSPTGSPLPLSIEHTNSNSQNASSNNTNNSSTTPSSGGGGGGGGSGAPNTVLRVIVESLLYPVSLDVLHQIFQRFGKVLKIVTFTKNNSFQALIQYPDAQTAQTARASLDGQNIYNGCCTLRIDNSKLTALNVKYNNDKSRDYTNPSLPSGEPGSDVIASAGGLVSASDLLLLATGQRPQLSRDRLVKLDKSPYFLVNGLATPGVMPPFGLGLGTPALASAYGGALPSLNAFALASNGALGTPNPANVRGLSNVLLVSNLNDEMVTPDALFTLFGVYGDVQRVKILYNKKDSALIQMAEPYQAYLAMTHLDKLRIWNKTIRVMPSKHQAVQLPKEGQPDAGLTRDYAQNPLHRFKKPGSKNYQNIYPPSATLHLSNIPATVTEDEIKEAFTKNSFEVKAFKFFPKDHKMALIQLSSIEEAVCALIKMHNYQLSESNHLRVSFSKSNI